CCTTTGATTTAGGTACTGATATTGAATCATTAATATTTGAAGGATTAGAAAAAGAATTAATAATAAACAAGATTGATGAATTTGAAGAGGCTTTAAAAAAATATGATAAAGTTCTTTATTTGGTAGATAATACTGGAGAGATTGTTTTCGATAAGCTTTTACTTGAAAAAATCAAAGATTACGGTGTTGATATTACAGTAGCAGTTAAAGAGAATCCTATTTTAAATGATGCTTGTATGGAAGAAGCATTAGAAGCAGGTCTTGATGAAGTAGCTAATTTAATAACTACTGGATCTGATTCTGTTGGTGTTGTAGAATCTATGATTTCCGATGATTTTAAAGAATATTTGAAAAATTCTCCTTTTATTATTTCTAAAGGAATGGGAAATTATGAAGGATTAACCGAGATGAACTTAGAAGGGCAAGATGTTTTTGTATTGTTCTGTACTAAATGTAATGCTATTTCAAAAGATTTAGGTGTTAAAGAAGGTTCTCATATTTTAACTACATTAT
Above is a genomic segment from Methanobrevibacter olleyae containing:
- a CDS encoding damage-control phosphatase ARMT1 family protein codes for the protein MKVYYECGACFLRQAKEAIELATDDEELKFKLIKDILSFVGENFSKELSSNATGTRIHQYIKKETGCFDPYINEKKQGNEIALSLMPKVREILKEDDSLETYVKIAIVGNILDFGAFDLGTDIESLIFEGLEKELIINKIDEFEEALKKYDKVLYLVDNTGEIVFDKLLLEKIKDYGVDITVAVKENPILNDACMEEALEAGLDEVANLITTGSDSVGVVESMISDDFKEYLKNSPFIISKGMGNYEGLTEMNLEGQDVFVLFCTKCNAISKDLGVKEGSHILTTL